GTGACTTACCCATGCAAAGGAGCACTGGACTCCCCATGTACAACCATCAGTCCCTCACTGTCTCTGACTAGTCGACTAATGGTGAACCACAACAGACGGACGACAGCAAGACTACGGCGGCTGGTCGGACGTATGCCACCCAAGCACCAGAGCTATTCTCCTCCCGCACCTCTTACATAAGAGACCAGATGACATCCAAAAAGGCTTGGGGAGGGTGGGATTAAAGAActaggaggaaagagagaggagggggcaaAGCTTGTAACAGTGGAGCAacagaaagggaggaagaggaggcagggagggagctACAGTAGGCAGGAAGTCAACAAATAGGCAGTGGTAAGGGGAGAAAACCAAAggtaaaacacaggcagacCCAAAGAAAAGTTGAGCACCAAAACGGAAAAGCTGCAGTAAAAAGCAAATATTAGGGGTTTTTTTGCATTTCAGGTGATTATTTGAGACGTGAATGCAGATAAAAACTGACAAGTAAACTAAGGTTTTAGTAAAATAAGGTGGTCAACATAATTGTCACTAttatagtaaaaaaacaatgttattAGCAGTCTATAGAGTGTTGTTAAGAATTCAATCTCTAAGAAGTGTTACAGAagtattttctttattaaatgTCAATCTTTGAATCATTGGCTCATTTGCAACTCAATAATAAACTACAGACATTACTGTGGGGACAAAGTATCATTCACAGCAACTAAATGTAATGTTGCTCAGTAAACGTAGCAATCATCAATTAAATGCTGATTCATTTTCTAATGATATATTAACAGTTTTTTAAGCTCCTTGTATCAgttctttattacattacaaaatTATGCATGACTATTAGAGCTCCTTAGAAAATTGTTTGTAAGGCAAAACATGATTTACTTTTCTCATAGGGTCCATTACGGTTCAGAAAGCCCATATCTAAACTTTCAAAACCTTCTACTACTCATTTGTTCTGAAAGCCTTCTGCTTCTACTATTAACTACACACTAAAAACCTGACAGAACATCTAAGTGGTGTGATTCATCCATTTGATAATTTACTCTGTTCACACTACAAAGAACAGATGAACTCAGCAACTTGGAGGTGCACGCATCGCTGATAAGAAGAAGTCAGTTACAACACCAGCATCACCATAAACACAGGACTTTCTGGTTGTTAAACTATCTCAGTCTGGGAGGGTCCTGTCCTCAACATGGTGTAAAACCTTCAGGATGAGCCAGTGCGGATTCTTGGAGTACACCTTCACAGATACCATGAGCGGTAATGAAGAACACCACACCTTCCCCCTGACATGCTGCTGTCATTTACACATAACCAGTAACAGAACCATTAGATGGAAACTAAATTAACCTGAGTTGACAATAAAAGTCATTCAACCTTGAACACTATCAAACTTTGTACCATGAATGATTGAAGATAGAATCATGGTGGTGAGGGAGCGACCGTGTCACTGCTAAATAAACACAGTAGAAAACAACTATTTTGCAAGCAGAAAATTGTAATGCAAAGTGAGTCGGATCATATCAGATCATCACCACACGTGACAGCAAAAGCTTAACTTGTCTGAGGCCAGATTCACTTTTCAAGTATTGCTCAGCACATGAGGATTTAACAGCAGCCTTCACCCATAACACAAGGTGGCCATGAGCCGTCCTGACATCAGCTCTGCCAGAAAAGATCGGCCACTCAGTGAAATGCCACAATAACTATTTACAATGCAGGTTGatgttaaatatttactgtTATCAGCAGAGGCCGTAAAGTCCGCCATCAGCTGCATAAGGTCAAAAACCAAGCCGTTAGCAGAGCTTGCGTTCGCTTGGCCATGTTGGGCCTGGCAGCAGCGAGAAGCAGAACATTCAAAACTTGACAGCGCGATAACCTCAATAACGTTAGCTTGCTAGCAAGGTTAGCTCAACGCTTAACCGTTACCAATCGTCAGAATTTGGTGCTTTTGTCGTTAGCTAGCTGTCTCCTCGCACCACACAAAACTGGTAAACATTATTTACACAGAGATGATGCAGTCTCGCACCAAAGTCGTCAAGCCGTTTTAGAGAAAACAGCATTTTAGGtaacgctagctagctaacgttagtgCTGCGGCTATCGCGGGTTAGCTCAAGTTGAACATGCAGCCATAGCTTATTAGCCGCCACCAGCTAGCTGTCTGTGCaaaaaggaaacacaagaaGCTTCTACAAAAACATTGAATAGATCAAAACTAAATTCAAATGTGTGCTAGTAAGATAACTTTACCTGGGCGGGCTTGGACGATCACCCATCATCCCAGATGTAAATACAGGGGCAGTGCTATTGCTGCTACCGATAGCTAGCGCTCACAGACTGACAGACCGACTGGGCTGGGAAACACACACCGTCCCGAGTCCCGACCCGAGCCCGACAAGCTGCAGCCGACCGAGTGGCTGTTAGCTCTCCACGCGTAGTACTTTACCTTGATCCTCTGCGGTTCGCAACGGAGACGGCGACGAGGTGTTATCCTATATGTGGGAAAATCTACCGGGCTAACTGTTAGGCTACCTCCAGCTCGGTCCAAACAGCTTTTCCCAAGAAGCGGCGGAACAGCAGGAAAATCTTGGCCTGAAACAGCCAAACCCACGAGTACCGTTTGCCTTCCAACGAAATAACCCTCAAACTCCCATCAATACCAGAATACGGCTATATAAAACGATTAGCTTCACGCAGTTACATTCCTGATAGTGATTCAATTGCTCGTCGTCCCCAAACCCCGGATTTGGTGTTTTCCTCGACTCGTTCGTGATTCGGGGCTGCTTCTTTTCACCCTATTGTCAACACTACTGGGCTGAGACCATGGCACACATAACAGACGCGCACCATAACGTGCTTGACGAGGGTTCGGGTCGACGTACGACGGTGATTGGCTGCCGCGGGTAAAATTAGACGTCGTGATTGGACAGAATATGCTGTCACTCACAGAGGAGGGAAACGAGGCTCCGGGTCCGTTGGTTAGGTGGAGCAGAAGGGACAAGGAAAGCGATCGGGGCAGAAAGCCGAGTGCTGTTTGCGCGTGCGCGTGTTCCAGCACTGTTCGCTGGAATGAGGCTCACGGTATCCGGGCTCGGCCCTGTTCTTTGGCGCTCGGAAGCGGCCGGGTGATTCATCTTTACCGTGGATTTGTCGTATTTTAATGAACATGTGTCTGCGCAGCATCCGTTTACAGATAGAAACTTACATAACTGCGATATATAGGTCTGTTGAGAACGTAGCTAATGCTAAGCCACTGACGTACGGACAGGGGGGCGAAGGGGGCCCGAAGCCAGGAGTCTAGGATAGCACGTGCTGTACTATAGTACAGATCTGCGATATTGCAGCGTTATTAGCTGAGCTGTTGGCTATTAATAACAAGCAATAGCATTTATCATAGTACTCCGGTTTGTCATGGTTAATAGACATGTTATAACTGACTTTTTTTCCTTTGCATTTTTTGTCATGCAGACTAAATTACAATTCCAAAAGATTCAAAACATATGAACATAAAAACCACGTGTAATGTGTTTAAATGAGCACAGTTAAATCCAGCTGCATCATTAAAGCGATGAACACAGTAATGTATTGGTTATGAAATTTAGTACTTTTTTGTGAataatacagtatttacagagTAGGATTTTTAGAGCACTTTGTAgcattgtatatatttataatagtATTCTACTATGTGGTGCTGCTAGTAGTATCAGTGTAAACTACaatatgttttattgaatgTCTCCCTCCAAGTTGTGGCTGTACCATCATGTAATTTTATgcaagcagaaaaacacaccataaaacacaaaaataggGGGAACTGCAAAATTATAGATGGAAGAAAAATTGAATCAGGGAAATCACAACTGTGTCAAAGTTATATATGACAAATAAAGAGAATAAAGTTGTTTATAACATACAGAGTATCACTGGTTGTCCACTCGGTAACTGTTCTtcactgtttcttttttttatctccagGAAGTTATACAATACTTGTGCATGAATCAGTCCAATCACACCAGtaataaaagtatttaaaatgacaaaaatactTTCAATTTTGTTTTGCAATATTTAAATCACAAGGTCAGTTATGTTTTAGGCAACGTCTCTAATTCAAGACTAGAACTATGTGTGACACCAGTGAATCTATTGCAGGAAATTAGTGTCCAGGTTGTAGATACATTAAACCGTAATATTTGTCTTTCCATGTATATTGAGATGCAGTCACATTATTGTATGTTTGCATTCTTCATTCTCTGGTAGCCACATTTTTTATGTGGCCTGGATTTGACTCTTAAAGCTGATTCACTCTTCATGGACTCCCATTTACCCGTTGTGAGCTCCTCCCCTCCTGGTTTCCATAACAGCAGCTGAGCGTCTTCTCCCCCTGTGATGAGAGCCTCACCCAGCGAGTCCCATGCAAAGCAGCGCACTGTGGAGGAATGGCCCCCCTCTAAGCTCCTCAGCAGACGAAGCCCCCTGCTGTCACACTCCATCAGGTGCAGCGCCCCGCTGTTGTTCCCTCCGACCACCAGCAGCTTTTGGGCTTCTTCCAGCCACTTGCCCCCAACCAAGTAATCCACCCCTCCTCCATCAGGCAGGAGAGTCAGGCTGCGGGAATTAGAGGTGCTGAACACAGTGAGAGGCTCTTCTGTGTCCACCTGTCCCAGATCCCACAGGTAAAGGCCCTCGTCGAGgctgagacacagcagctgggTGTATTCTGCTCCAGTCCAACACACTGACCCAGCAGAAGAGTGGCTGTTGCAGGTGATCAGcagtgcttcctcctctgctccacgGCTTAGGTCGAATACATTAACAAGTCCATCCGTGGAACCTGATGCCAGGCGGTCTTTGTCCCGGGGATGGAAGCGCACCTGTGTGATGTCATCGCTGTGTGACTCAGAGTAAACCCCCAGAGGCCCCCCACCTGGTTTCCTGGCATCCCAGAAAACCAGAAAGCTGTCCTCCCCGTTGAGCTGCTCAGTGCCTGCACAAAGAAGCATGTCGCTGCAGCTCAGGTCGAAGCTGCAGTAGCTGTGTGAAGATTCACTTTTAAACACCTGTGCCGCCTCTGTCTCAGGTCGTCGAACATCCCACCCTCGAACTGTCCcatcagcagaaccagaatAAAGGAGGTCAGGGGAGTTATGGGAGAACATAACCCCACAGAGGGGTCCACTGTGGCCTTTATACTGGCCCATCAGGTTCAGAGTGTCTTTGTTGTGAAGGTGGATGTTGAAGTTAGAGCAGGACACGGCCAACAGTCCGGTCGGCTGCAGGGCGACATCCAACAGGTATGTGGGCTCTTCAGGATGAGATCGCCGAGCAATGGACAGACCCTTAAGCATCACCTCCAAACCCTCCATGGCAGCTCACTGTGACTGGACACAGCATGAGGGAAAAGGTCACAGATTACAAAGAGCTCTTTTACGTGTTTAAGGGCATTACGTTAAAAATGCACTTGAGCGGGCAACACTTACGATGTTTAACACAACGTTGCATATAATTTAGCAAATGGCCAGACGTTAACAGGGAAGCATTCGTTCCACTCACACGCAGTTAGTTTGTCGTTGTGTGGTTTTCCGGGTTGCCAGGAAACCAGGTGTTGGGACGGACTGCTCACAGCTGTATATTAATTTGtagcataataataacaatagttTCTATAGGATCCAAAATGTATTGTTGCATATtatcaaaaaagacaaaattaaAATTCATTCTAAATGTGGTTCCTTATTGTTTGCATATAAGTTATTTCACCAattctttttgtttatttattagcagtgtaataatataattaatattttttgaCCTACCTAGTTGATAGTTGAGACAAACGAAGAGCAATCAACCGTAAACCGTCGCTATCTTAGACAAAACTGCAGAACACGTTATGACAACATTATGACCTGAGTGTACATTAATAACTAAAAGTCTCAACTGAGACTCTTGAGTGAATTTTAAACACTGTTTTCGGTCTAAAACGCATGGCGGATTTTTTGTGTAACAGTGAAAACAGCCTGATGGAAACTGTTCCTCAATAAATGGTTCCGCTGTTGCTAGACGTAAAAATTGAGGTCTATAGGCTTTAAAAGATGTTAGAttattttttcagattttttcagATAATTTGTTGTAGGTTCGTTTTGTCCACTGTCGGTCTCTGACTCCGTGGTTACGTTCAAACATCAGTAGAAAATCCGGAACCCTGGAGCCAAGGTGTGAGTCATTCGTCGCCCAGCAGGCGGCGGCAGCAGAAGCTCAGGGTGAAGCTTAAAGCTTCCAGATAAGCCAGATGTGAAGTGGCCATGTTTAGAGGAACAGGAACATACTTTACTGTCTGTCATTGTGGCTTTGCAGATGCCTCTAGAGGAGAGAGATCTCGCTTTGGGTTGTCATGACATGACTCTGATGGGTTCATGGCTGTTAATGCTCTTGAATGTCATTCAATTCTGACATAAGCatcagctgcagatgtcagaggcagagcagcCATCTTCTATTCATTCAGCTACACTGCTGTATGAAGAAGAGGCGACACAGGGAAATGACTGGCAGCTGGAATGTGTCTCCTTAGCTCCAACTTTGGCCGAGACGAGTGGAAAACTGTCCGTCCTGTGACAAACACAGCACTAAATCACCATGTGTGGATGAAGTGAAGCTCAGCAGCGGGAGAAACATTAACTGTGCAGACATGACATCATCCCTCAATCTTATTGAATTATGGTCAGTCACTATAAGCAGCTCGTGTTGTGTGTTTATAGAGAGATGCAGCTCAAATGATATGTGCTTCCACAAACCTTGAAGTAATATTTATTTGATGTCAGTTATTGTCATTGattttgctgcagctgcactttgGTCACAGGATTTAAGGCCTTAGTTCCAccaacacgcatgcacacacccTTAAAACGACGACAAGCTTTTGTCTTATGTAGCATAAATGACGCAGGAGCAAAAAGTACTTTATTTAATCTTagctttaattttaattaatttcacaCAAGATTAAGATTGAAATAAATTCATTCTGAATTCAGTCTGAATCAGAAATGCAAAAATACAATCAGATCTAAACAGAAGAACCAAACAACTGAAAGTAGTTtaaagataaaaacacaaaaatatcaCTGATGTAGATAACGtgaaatattttattgaaaCCTGAAATGGTATAAAACAGCCCTGGTCCTCAGGAGCTGCTGTCCTGCTCGTTTTCCCTGTAGCCCTGCACTTACAGCTTCTAGTAGCCTGAGTAGGAATCATAGAGAAACATGCAAAGACACAAGCTCTTGAGGACCAGTGTTGGATTCTCCTGTTGTACCACTTCCATCTCTGCAGAAGTAATGTTTGATTAGAATAAACTGTGCAGCCAACAAATCAATAAAACCGGGTGAAGgataatataaaaaacatttgtgacaTGAAGAGACAGAACTCCCCCTGGACACCGATCAAGGCACTGAAGGCATTTGTGGAGCAGATTTTAGCTGTAACTACACACATCAACCACATATTTGGTCAAAGTCAGTTTATAcaaaatcattattttactGCTATTGgcatttttttctccaaccaAGAGAAACTCATTGTTTAGCCAAGACCCGAGCCAGGGCTTCATCTACCAGGGTCAGTTCTTTGACTCCTGCTTTATCCTTAATGTGTATCTGAAccatttgattttgatttaattaaatcaaatcatCTTTAAGTTTGTAAAACAGGACTACAATACtgttttcatttagattttGTGACCATCAAATTTGTATCATAAAAGGCTATGTAAAATACAGGAATGTGAATTTAAATCCCAGAGTTGTAGAGCTACATTTAACACATGTCTAAATGATGGGAGCCATTCACTAAAGCAAAAAAGCTACAACGAAACAGAAAATGTGCCAGAAAATTCACAAGATATTTGACGAGGCCAACTCAGGTGGGAATTCATGTTGATAACTAGATATGAAACACTGATATTTGTTGGGAGTTTCTGAGGACAATAACAGAAGTCCTCTGTTCACAGGACGTGCCTCTATTTCATCACACAaattcattaaataataaatcaacCAACAGAGTAAGTTTCAGCCCTAATGGTAATTGATCACAGTCCTTAAAGTGCTGCCTTGCACTTCTTCATAACCTGCATCAACAACATTTGCATACGGAAATCAACACATGTGCCATGAACTCTGTGGGCCTCAGCGGCGCCGCTTCGCTTCAGGAAGCGATGCTGTGGTTGTGTCGAGGGCCAGGCTGAAAACGTCAACATCATCACGAGCCCATTAGTCACTTCatgctgaaaaagaaaacactctgTGACTTTCTTCTCTTCACAGGTGAAACATCAACAAGGGGCAAGACAAGGCGCCCTCGAGCAAGGcacttcagcagcagacgaAGCAGTCGTCCAGGTGTTCAGCCATTAGTGTCTCAAACAGCTGGACAGAGAAATGCTTGAGAACATTCAGATCTAAAACAGTCATCAGTTTAAACAGGATCAAACATCCCACAGGTCTGAGTCAAGAACTTGGCCCCTCACTCAGAACACgagtagaaaacaaagaaggCACAAGAAGAAACGTCAGCTTGGTCCAAAGTCACTGACCACGAaaaggagatgaaggaggatTAAATATTCTAACTTTATTCCTGAAATCATGACCTTTTTAAATCAGATAACTGCAAGTGTCCTCTGAAGTATTTCCAGCCAACATAGTCCTGAGAGACAAAGCCAGAACGAAGGAACTGCCTGAGCTgcattctgctcctcctgtcatCACCCTCACCTCCCTTTGTCTCATGTCTTTCCTCCTAAGAGCAGCGTTATCTCTGCCGCCTCCTCGGTGCCGACACGAGCAAATGAAGTGCAGGAAGTGCAAGAGGGCCATCGAGAGCATCTCCATGTCGTCAAACTggaagtgttaaaaaaaaaaaaaggcttcccTGTACGACCACGCTTCCTTCCATCTGGACCCAACAGAATGCGCCTGTGGCTGCTTTTCCCCCATCAGCTCACTGAAAAGTCAAAACAACTCAGAGAGCAGACGTCAAACACAGAGTGGGAGGAGCCCTTAGTAAAATACTGCACGTGTGGTTTCAGTTCAAGTTAAACTTTGACAGATGTCCACTCCACAGGACACAGAACCTTCCTGCACCAGAATGAACCCCACAGGAAGAAGGGATTTAGAGTCACAGGGACCTTATTGCTTTCAGAGCTgataaatgttattattaaaagcaggaagacaaagaagCAACAAAGTTTGAAGCCTTTCATTATGTTACAGGGGGAGGATTGGTTATTTTCATTCTCACTATTTGACATTTCTGGATTTAATCAATGGCCGTCAGGGTTTTAAGGAGACTGATGTCCTACGTTTGGTAAAGATGGTAGCGTTTAGTGCCCTCAGGCTTCCTACCTGTTGGCTTCTTTGTCCAAACTCTTAATAATGAAGAGTAAGTAATAAACGCGGGTCTGTAAGTAGCAGTCAGTGGCAGTTTCAGTcttgcaggaggaggaagagccggTTGAGGAGTGGACGTGTCTCCTGAGGTCTGACTAGATAAATCCACACGTAGAAGCCATACCAGTCGAAGTCAAACGGTTCAATCAGTTCTCAATGTTACTTCACCTCTGGTCCCCAATCTGCTGCTAAAATCAGGACAGCTGCATCTGGCGGAAAAGCAGCGGCACCAGGAAGAGCACGTTGAAGCCCACCGACCCGTACACGATGTAGCGGTAGGGCAGCTCCACCTCCATGTGCTGCCTGGCCTTCCTCACGTCGCCGCCGGGCACCCCGGACACCCAGCACACCAGCGGTATGGTGAGGGCCTTCATGACGGCCCGGGTGGCCACCAGGACCAGGACGCCCAGGACCACCCGCAGCAGCACCATGCCCACCAGACCCCAGCTGAGGCCGGGCGAGATCAGGggaagctgctctgctgtttggtCCGGCATCACACCCAGGTAGTGGTTGACGTGGGAGGCCAGCGCTATGCCGGCGCCGGTGCCCAGGATCTGAGCCGTGTCACCGCGAGAGGTGCTCCAGGTGTccagggtgaaggagaagaggcCCAGGCCCAGGTGGAGGGAGATGATGACCAGCGGAGCGTAGGGGCAGGTCAGGTTGAAGCCGTCGATCAGATCCAGCGCcggcaggaagaagaggaggatcaGGCTGCTGTAGAGTACGCCGGCGATGACGTCCTGGAGGATGGGAGAaagcattaaaaacaaagcattaaAGCACCTCATTCCTTCATAAGAGATGGgctctgcagcttgttgttggTCCTTGTGAACAGGAAACCAGTCAGCTCAACACATCATGCACAAAAAGGTCATCACAGCTGTGGATTTACAGGctccagcaaaaaaaaaaaaagacaaaaaaactgaaactgcaACATGGAACAAAAACTCTATTTCAGGGAAACTCTGCACAATAATGAGGCGCATTGTAAACGTAGCATCGTGAGGCCAAGACGCTTCTTGTTGTTGCTTATTGTATGTTTTGTCTTGGTCTGTTGTGTCACCACTGaacacacaactacacaacaCTTGAGCTCACTGTGAGCAGAGGTGATGTCACGCTGGGCTGCTGTAATCTCACTGCCAGCGAGGGCAGATTTTACTGTTGGGCCATTTCAAGGTGCAGCCAGATAACGGGCAGGAAACCTGAAGGACACGCTCCTTTATCACATTCCTGCTGCCGCTGTAAACTTATCGGCCGCGTGTCCAGCTCCGACAACGAGCTGAAAGCATCCAGGTCAGTCTGACCCGGGGTGACCTTACTGATGCCGAAGGCACGAAGTTCCATCTGGGCTTTAGTTCTTGACCAGAGCAGCCACAGTCTTAGTAAAGATGTGCATGAACTTTACATTTACTGGGCATTTCCATTTAGAGCTCAACCTTCAAAGATACCTAGTGAAAGTGCTTGTTTAGCAGCGAGATGTGCAACGTCAGCAGAAGAAAAGCTGTTTGAGTGTGACGTCTTCCTGcagatcagaggaggaggaacttgTTTCCCTGCTGCTGAGGATTTCCAGAACACATCAGGGACgtggcagagcagagcagaacagggcACTAAAGCCTGTCTGAACCAGTGGAGCCTCCAGGCCTCAAACCAAGCTGAGCTGGAAGTGCTTCAGTTGGAGCTGGTCCTGGGTCCGTTTCTCCTCTCACGCAGACGTTTGTGaggctcagccaatcagagtggTCTCTCACCAACAGGTGCGTCGAAGTCTGACACACAAGAGGCTCTGAGCACAAAAACAGGTGGTGCAGCCGCGTGGCCCAGCCCTGAAGGCCTCAACGCCTCCGATTCATCAGAATGAAAACACGCCTGCCCGTGTTCCAGGACAAATGAAccctgctgcagcgccagcCATTGCAAGTTAGAACAGCTCGAGCCCTGACGCTCAGACACGAAGGCCT
Above is a window of Betta splendens chromosome 22, fBetSpl5.4, whole genome shotgun sequence DNA encoding:
- the wdr89 gene encoding WD repeat-containing protein 89; the protein is MEGLEVMLKGLSIARRSHPEEPTYLLDVALQPTGLLAVSCSNFNIHLHNKDTLNLMGQYKGHSGPLCGVMFSHNSPDLLYSGSADGTVRGWDVRRPETEAAQVFKSESSHSYCSFDLSCSDMLLCAGTEQLNGEDSFLVFWDARKPGGGPLGVYSESHSDDITQVRFHPRDKDRLASGSTDGLVNVFDLSRGAEEEALLITCNSHSSAGSVCWTGAEYTQLLCLSLDEGLYLWDLGQVDTEEPLTVFSTSNSRSLTLLPDGGGVDYLVGGKWLEEAQKLLVVGGNNSGALHLMECDSRGLRLLRSLEGGHSSTVRCFAWDSLGEALITGGEDAQLLLWKPGGEELTTGKWESMKSESALRVKSRPHKKCGYQRMKNANIQ